In the Populus trichocarpa isolate Nisqually-1 chromosome 1, P.trichocarpa_v4.1, whole genome shotgun sequence genome, one interval contains:
- the LOC7478501 gene encoding 40S ribosomal protein S14 yields MSKRRTREPKEENVTLGPTVREGEHVFGVAHIFASFNDTFIHVTDLSGRETLVRITGGMKVKADRDESSPYAAMLAAQDVSQRCKELGITALHIKLRATGGNKTKTPGPGAQSALRALARSGMKIGRIEDVTPIPTDSTRRKGGRRGRRL; encoded by the exons ATG TCAAAGAGAAGGACAAGAGAGCCAAAGGAAGAAAATGTCACTCTTGGCCCAACTGTCCGGGAGGGAGAGCATGTTTTCGGGGTGGCTCACATTTTTGCTTCATTCAATGACACATTCATT CATGTGACTGATTTGTCTGGGAGGGAAACCCTAGTTCGCATTACTG GTGGAATGAAGGTTAAAGCTGACAGGGATGAATCCTCACCATATGCTGCTATGCTTGCTGCACAGGATGTTTCACAGAGATGCAAG GAACTTGGCATTACTGCTCTTCATATCAAGCTTCGTGCTACAGGAGGGAACAAAACTAAGACACCTGGGCCTGGTGCCCAGTCTGCTCTGAGGGCATTGGCTCGTTCTGGAATGAAAATTGGTCGCATTG AGGATGTGACACCAATTCCAACAGACAGCACCCGCAGAAAGGGTGGCAGAAGGGGAAGAAGGCTGTAA